In Canis lupus familiaris isolate Mischka breed German Shepherd unplaced genomic scaffold, alternate assembly UU_Cfam_GSD_1.0 chrUn_S1628H1819, whole genome shotgun sequence, the following proteins share a genomic window:
- the LOC119878442 gene encoding protein FAM170A-like isoform X6, which translates to MISTPKPGITDSQIIHQTDVTEVLHDSHIQHDWELKYSKLLILHKEWVAPLTQINNSTLRKERKSEILKKQKDTPQPGESTSQEEHSAVVSSDLPCASDNKNTEVLNTDEDILLSGPSGLAQGHSQRAEVSDSEYISRISPADKLFDREFWKNQENVPQPESYVVSLGSEIAGEKSSSSEYVCICPSGSHQKHQDVSHPGQSEQHETSSPFPYVSFPFHLVSSTQPSEPSVQPQKERLMKIYYMHVQMKRGVAVLSDSEEEQEPPSKKARLEEMAFPEKVHTEVTPSHVCTKELLTGSESSWNSEAQEEKEEADSPAETPAVEECSRAKTPEWLVALDSGFRCMGCCRVFPSLEALREHVQHGVTEGFSCHTFHLALAWLKSKKNRAKKRRGENTGKRTHRGQKEHHSGMNMSSC; encoded by the exons ATGATTTCCACACCCAAACCAGGAATCACTGATTCGCAGATAATCCACCAAACAGATGTAACTGAAGTACTGCATGACAGTCACATACAACATGACTGGGAGCTCAAGTATTCTAAGCTCCTTATTTTGCACAAAGAATGGGTGGCACCATTGACTCAAATAAACAACTCTAcactcagaaaagaaaggaaatcag AAATCTTAAAGAAGCAAAAGGATACACCACAGCCTGGTGAGAGTACCTCACAGGAAGAACACAGTGCCGTTGTCTCAAGTGACCTCCCCTGTGCCTCTGACAATAAGAATACGG AAGTCTTAAACACAGATGAAGACATTCTACTTTCTGGACCCTCTGGGTTGGcccaaggccacagccagagggCAGAAGTTTCAGACTCAGAATATATTTCCCGTATCTCTCCTGCAGACAAGCTCTTTGACAGAG AATTCTGGAAGAACCAAGAGAATGTGCCTCAGCCTGAGTCATATGTGGTCTCTCTTGGCAGTGAGATTGCAGGAGAAAAGTCTTCTTCCTCAGAATACGTCTGCATCTGCCCTTCTG GAAGCCATCAAAAACACCAAGATGTTTCTCATCCTGGACAATCTGAGCAACATGAGACTTCTTCGCCCTTTCCATATGTCTCATTTCCATTCCATCTGGTCAGTAGTACTCAGCCCTCTGAGCCCTCAGTACAACCACAGAAGGAAAGGCTCATGAAAATTTACTACATGCATGTCCAAATGAAAAGGGGGGTGGCTGTCTTAAGTGAttcagaggaagagcaggagccTCCCTCAAAGAAGGCAAGACTAGAAGAAATGGCCTTTCCTGAAAAGGTCCATACAGAAGTCACCCCGTCTCATGTGTGTACGAAGGAACTCCTAACTGGCAGTGAGTCCAGCTGGAACAGTGAAGctcaagaggaaaaggaggaggctGACAGCCCAGCAGAGACTCCAGCTGTGGAGGAATGTTCCAGGGCCAAGACCCCCGAATGGCTTGTGGCCCTGGATAGTGGCTTCAGGTGCATGGGCTGCTGCCGGGTCTTCCCCAGCTTAGAGGCCCTACGGGAGCACGTCCAGCATGGGGTCACTGAGGGCTTTAGCTGCCATACTTTCCATCTGGCCTTAGCTTGGCTGAAGAGCAAGAAGAACAGGGCAAAGAAGAGAAGGGGGGAGAATACCGGGAAGAGAACACACCGAGGCCAGAAAGAACATCATTCTGGCATGAACATGTCTTCATGCTAA